The DNA window GCAGGTGCACCAGATTTCCGCTGGCGATATTTTCACTCACGTCCCACCACGAACGCAGGGCGATCCCCTGCCCGTCCAGGCACCATTGATGAACAATTTCACCGTGGTTTGACGACAGCGGACCGGTCACTTTAATCGCATGCTCCCCCTCTTTATCGTGCAGTTGCCAGACGCCAAATGGCCTGTCACGCTCTTTAATCACCAGGCAAGGCAGTGCAGCAAGATCGCTAAGCTGCTTTGGTCGCGAATGACGAGCCACAAATTCCGGCGAGGCGCAGAGAATGCGCTGGTTAGTGGCAAGCTGGCGGGCAATCAGATTGGGGGCAATATCGTCGCCGACGCGAATATCCAGATCGACCCCCTCATTGGCTAAATCCACCAGCCGGTCAGCGACGTCAAAACGGATCTCCAGCTGCGGATACCGGCGGGCCAGCTCGGACAGCGCCGGGGCGACAACCTGACGGCCAAAGCCGAAGCTGCTGATAATGCGCAGCGTCCCCTGCGGCACCTGACGCACATCGGACAGCTCGTCCATCATCTGATCGACATCCTGCAAAATGCGCTGCCCCCATTCGTAAATGCGTTCGCCCTCCTCGGTAATGGCGACCCGCCGGGTGGTACGGTGCAGTAGCTGGACGTTGAGCGTCTGCTCAAGCAACGACACCCGCTTGCTGACAAAAGCCGGAGAAACGCCCAACTCTTCAGCGGCGGCGGCAAAACCGGCGCGGCGGGCGACCAGCATAAAGACGCGTAAATCGTTCAGCAGCGGCAGATTATTCATGATTCGTGTTTTATGTTTCACCAGTTGACGGGATTAATTATGAATCAGTCAATTATAGGATAGAGGTGAAGTCAATTTCCCTTACCGCAAACTGAGAACAACAATGAATAAAACCTT is part of the Klebsiella huaxiensis genome and encodes:
- a CDS encoding LysR substrate-binding domain-containing protein; the encoded protein is MKHKTRIMNNLPLLNDLRVFMLVARRAGFAAAAEELGVSPAFVSKRVSLLEQTLNVQLLHRTTRRVAITEEGERIYEWGQRILQDVDQMMDELSDVRQVPQGTLRIISSFGFGRQVVAPALSELARRYPQLEIRFDVADRLVDLANEGVDLDIRVGDDIAPNLIARQLATNQRILCASPEFVARHSRPKQLSDLAALPCLVIKERDRPFGVWQLHDKEGEHAIKVTGPLSSNHGEIVHQWCLDGQGIALRSWWDVSENIASGNLVHLLPEYYQHANIWAVYVSRLATSAKIRTTVEFLRHYFQQRFPQQYDEAKLPTAGTVGRGD